From Fibrobacter sp. UWR2, the proteins below share one genomic window:
- a CDS encoding 4Fe-4S dicluster domain-containing protein: MDRREFLKLFSMTVAGFALFGCRDGLFGTPVKRAAAPKLADFENEVRLALSRMKPGMELVRVPIPAALKTPGASSENRFGMAIDLDACDACGKCVLACIQENNIPLSGPEQIARGQFMHWIELFGGAPAMCFHCGDAPCEKVCPTGAANHTPDGVSAMMYKRCTGSRFCGANCPMGARKFNFDDPIASGRSLKFNAGVPVREKGVMEKCSLCLQRLQDSRQDFKALHPLESWRGRGVTTACAAACPKNAIIFGNWLDDSSPLVVAAKNRVLYAPKAIASLDPSIVYMRGRR, translated from the coding sequence ATGGATAGGCGCGAATTCCTGAAACTTTTCTCGATGACGGTAGCGGGCTTCGCCCTGTTCGGCTGCCGTGACGGCCTGTTCGGTACTCCAGTCAAACGTGCGGCGGCTCCGAAGCTTGCCGACTTCGAGAACGAGGTGCGCCTCGCTCTCTCCAGGATGAAGCCCGGGATGGAACTCGTGCGAGTGCCGATACCCGCGGCTCTCAAGACTCCGGGCGCATCCTCGGAAAACCGCTTCGGCATGGCTATCGACTTGGATGCCTGCGATGCCTGCGGCAAGTGTGTGCTTGCCTGCATCCAGGAGAACAACATCCCGCTTTCGGGCCCGGAGCAGATTGCCCGCGGGCAGTTCATGCACTGGATAGAACTTTTCGGCGGAGCTCCTGCGATGTGCTTTCACTGCGGCGACGCTCCCTGTGAGAAGGTTTGCCCGACGGGTGCTGCGAACCACACACCCGACGGCGTCTCCGCGATGATGTACAAGCGCTGTACCGGGAGCCGCTTCTGCGGGGCGAACTGTCCGATGGGTGCCCGCAAGTTCAATTTCGATGACCCGATTGCTTCGGGCCGTTCGCTCAAGTTTAACGCCGGCGTTCCCGTCCGCGAGAAGGGCGTGATGGAAAAGTGCTCGCTTTGCCTGCAGCGCCTGCAGGACAGCCGCCAAGATTTCAAGGCTCTTCACCCGCTCGAAAGCTGGCGTGGTCGCGGCGTGACGACGGCCTGTGCCGCCGCCTGCCCGAAGAACGCCATCATATTCGGCAACTGGCTCGATGATAGCTCCCCGCTGGTAGTTGCCGCCAAGAACCGCGTGCTTTATGCCCCGAAGGCAATCGCATCGCTCGACCCGTCCATCGTCTACATGAGGGGGCGTCGTTGA
- a CDS encoding c-type cytochrome → MIFRILLYAGLALLLPGLAALGYSLWEGPAAWSLDARTFWGTPISLFVFWIGLAHAGTLISAILLALGVSLDRRTSMLAELTTLCALVVAAVFPLMHLGVVENFYMVIPFLDARGTFANVGSPLVWDFCCIAIYAILSLVFFVIHLLSDRFQALENLRRPMAWLLFPLVLWVHTIVSLDFAVTFVPEWRGAFFPLYFIAGAIYSGLAMVNVLLVAEGCRVRMLEKLMVAGSFVMLAFWAWNFALKGDWNFSVFAFGALLPQLWWVSTFRESAIGRLFVSGSVLLGLWLERFYLVMPAEPREFGWIDMGLIVFSVGLFTTLLVLLRIKLRKPIEGDELLFGEVDEKPAPVVEHHTEPLTSREFIVLRFPLLVGVLVALVYTLWAVSRPAFDTVALGLPNVAALFFPIVALVASVVLCARPAWNIGRGSRYLKLIIIVCVALFAFLAGMFYAGGSSTPSKYLTGVDIPQFVEGGSAVVPDSLHARAMWNARCSSCHGTDGKFNEKFIREFYPVPQKLTAARLDSLGEDSLVHVILNGRTNMNPYGDRITESEARALVRYMRSLAPADIPAPETNETTEAAP, encoded by the coding sequence TTGATTTTCCGCATCCTCCTATATGCGGGCCTTGCGCTCCTGTTGCCCGGTTTGGCCGCGCTCGGATATTCCCTCTGGGAAGGTCCTGCCGCTTGGTCGCTTGATGCGCGTACCTTCTGGGGAACACCGATAAGCCTGTTCGTGTTCTGGATAGGCCTTGCCCATGCGGGGACGCTCATTTCGGCCATTCTCCTTGCACTCGGTGTTTCGCTAGACCGTCGCACTTCGATGCTTGCCGAACTCACGACGTTGTGTGCGCTCGTCGTTGCGGCCGTCTTCCCGCTCATGCATCTCGGTGTGGTGGAAAACTTCTACATGGTTATTCCGTTCCTCGATGCACGTGGAACCTTCGCCAACGTCGGGTCCCCGCTAGTCTGGGACTTCTGTTGCATCGCCATCTACGCAATTCTCTCGCTGGTATTCTTCGTCATTCACTTGCTTTCGGACCGCTTCCAGGCACTCGAGAACTTGCGCCGCCCGATGGCGTGGCTGCTCTTCCCGCTGGTGCTCTGGGTGCATACGATCGTGAGCCTCGATTTCGCGGTGACGTTCGTGCCGGAGTGGCGCGGGGCGTTCTTCCCGCTGTACTTTATCGCGGGCGCCATCTATTCGGGCCTCGCTATGGTGAACGTTCTCCTTGTGGCCGAGGGCTGTCGTGTCCGCATGCTCGAGAAGCTCATGGTGGCTGGCTCCTTCGTGATGCTTGCCTTCTGGGCCTGGAACTTTGCGCTGAAGGGCGACTGGAATTTCTCCGTTTTCGCTTTCGGGGCGCTCCTGCCGCAACTCTGGTGGGTGTCCACCTTCCGCGAGAGTGCAATCGGCCGCCTGTTTGTATCGGGCTCGGTGCTGCTCGGGCTGTGGCTTGAACGCTTCTATCTCGTGATGCCTGCCGAACCGCGCGAGTTCGGGTGGATCGATATGGGCCTTATCGTCTTCTCTGTCGGGTTATTTACAACGTTGCTTGTGCTATTGCGCATAAAGTTGCGTAAACCCATCGAAGGGGACGAACTACTGTTCGGTGAAGTGGACGAAAAACCTGCCCCTGTCGTGGAACACCATACGGAACCGCTTACAAGTCGCGAATTTATCGTATTGCGCTTCCCGCTGCTTGTCGGTGTACTCGTGGCGCTAGTCTACACGCTCTGGGCGGTCTCGAGGCCGGCATTCGATACGGTCGCCCTCGGGCTCCCGAACGTGGCAGCGTTGTTTTTCCCGATTGTGGCGCTTGTGGCCTCTGTCGTGCTTTGTGCACGCCCGGCCTGGAACATCGGACGCGGTTCTCGATATCTGAAATTAATCATTATTGTATGTGTTGCTTTATTTGCCTTCCTTGCGGGAATGTTCTATGCGGGCGGATCGTCTACTCCTTCGAAGTATTTGACAGGCGTGGATATCCCTCAGTTTGTGGAGGGCGGCTCTGCGGTCGTTCCCGATTCCCTCCATGCCCGCGCTATGTGGAATGCTCGTTGCAGTAGCTGTCATGGAACGGATGGCAAGTTCAACGAGAAGTTTATCCGCGAATTCTATCCGGTTCCGCAGAAACTGACTGCTGCTCGGCTTGATTCCCTCGGCGAGGATTCGCTTGTGCATGTGATTTTGAACGGTCGAACCAACATGAATCCGTATGGAGACCGCATTACCGAGTCGGAAGCTCGCGCTCTTGTGCGGTACATGCGTTCGCTCGCCCCGGCAGACATCCCGGCGCCCGAAACAAATGAAACAACGGAGGCCGCCCCATGA
- a CDS encoding phosphoglycerate dehydrogenase codes for MATIKTMNNISKKGLSLFGSFYQVSDSVEKPDAILVRSAQVDTDNFDGLLAVARAGAGVNNITIDKASAKGICVFNTPGANANAVAELVMTVLGMAVRNVDKAAAWVKNLDTTDPDLAKTVESGKKKFAGMELAGKTLGVIGLGKIGVLVANYARWKNMRVIAYEPYPNAANMHELSNKVEIADLDTVIAKSDFLTVHVPFIKGVTENLLNRKNLAGFKGSYIMNFARGGIVEMAPVNEMLASGSLQGYLCDFPDADLIKNDKVTCFPHLGASTEEAEENCAVMAVEELKDYIEFGCVRNSVNFPALVDHPHAGVKSRVVVINQDVPNMISEITKVFGAEGINIASFSNKSNGKIGYNLVDVESKVDDSIIEKLSKLDKVIKVRVIHF; via the coding sequence ATGGCAACTATTAAGACGATGAACAACATTTCCAAGAAAGGCTTGAGCCTGTTTGGCTCGTTCTACCAGGTTTCCGACTCCGTCGAGAAGCCGGATGCCATCTTGGTGCGTTCCGCCCAGGTTGATACCGACAACTTTGACGGCCTGCTGGCTGTCGCCCGCGCCGGCGCTGGCGTGAACAACATCACTATCGACAAGGCTTCCGCGAAGGGCATCTGCGTGTTCAACACTCCGGGTGCAAACGCCAACGCCGTTGCCGAACTCGTGATGACCGTGCTCGGCATGGCCGTCCGTAACGTGGACAAGGCCGCTGCTTGGGTCAAGAACCTCGACACCACCGATCCGGACCTCGCGAAGACCGTCGAAAGCGGCAAGAAGAAGTTCGCCGGCATGGAACTCGCAGGCAAGACCCTCGGCGTGATTGGCCTCGGCAAGATCGGCGTGCTCGTCGCCAACTATGCCCGTTGGAAGAACATGCGCGTCATCGCTTACGAACCGTATCCGAACGCCGCCAACATGCACGAACTTTCCAACAAGGTTGAAATTGCCGACCTCGACACCGTGATTGCGAAGTCTGACTTCCTCACCGTGCACGTTCCGTTCATCAAGGGCGTGACCGAGAACCTCCTCAACCGCAAGAACCTCGCCGGCTTCAAGGGCAGCTACATCATGAACTTCGCCCGCGGTGGCATTGTGGAAATGGCCCCGGTCAACGAGATGCTCGCTTCCGGTTCCCTCCAGGGCTACCTCTGCGACTTCCCGGATGCTGACCTCATCAAGAACGACAAGGTGACCTGCTTCCCGCACCTCGGCGCTTCCACTGAAGAAGCCGAAGAAAACTGCGCCGTGATGGCCGTCGAAGAACTGAAGGACTACATCGAATTCGGTTGCGTCCGCAATTCCGTGAACTTCCCGGCCCTCGTCGATCACCCGCATGCCGGTGTCAAGAGCCGCGTCGTGGTCATCAACCAGGACGTTCCGAACATGATTTCCGAAATCACGAAGGTGTTCGGTGCCGAAGGCATTAACATTGCCTCGTTCAGCAACAAGAGCAACGGCAAGATCGGCTACAACCTCGTTGACGTCGAAAGCAAGGTCGATGACTCCATCATCGAGAAGCTCTCCAAGCTTGACAAGGTCATCAAGGTCCGCGTGATCCACTTCTAG
- a CDS encoding cytochrome c3 family protein, protein MKYWMGGIFAVVCAFFLADFLFCQKATPVRVGADTSGPSSIAFFHALHGDSIGLACTACHTGAASAARAYMPAKADCMDCHRLPLTENPGIEKLDSALAAAPAYPWEHEPELPEHVVFHHGVHAAAGVECAECHRSFAGGSSQKAGATRGPAQKADVYGDDNFSMQMCIACHRGDTFKQKNFKRAATYCAACHR, encoded by the coding sequence TTGAAGTATTGGATGGGTGGCATTTTTGCGGTTGTGTGCGCGTTCTTTTTGGCGGATTTCCTCTTTTGCCAGAAGGCGACTCCCGTGCGTGTTGGTGCCGATACGAGCGGCCCCTCGTCCATTGCTTTTTTCCATGCGCTTCATGGCGATTCAATTGGTTTGGCCTGCACGGCATGCCATACGGGTGCGGCATCTGCTGCCCGCGCGTATATGCCGGCGAAGGCGGACTGCATGGATTGCCACCGCCTGCCGCTCACTGAAAATCCCGGAATCGAGAAGCTGGATTCGGCGCTGGCCGCCGCTCCGGCATACCCCTGGGAGCACGAGCCCGAATTGCCGGAGCACGTGGTGTTCCACCACGGGGTACACGCGGCCGCCGGAGTCGAGTGTGCGGAATGCCACCGCAGTTTCGCGGGCGGTTCTTCCCAGAAGGCCGGCGCGACCCGCGGTCCTGCCCAGAAGGCTGACGTGTACGGCGACGACAATTTCAGCATGCAGATGTGTATCGCCTGCCACAGGGGCGATACGTTCAAACAGAAGAATTTCAAGCGGGCGGCCACCTACTGCGCCGCATGCCACAGGTAG
- the ispG gene encoding (E)-4-hydroxy-3-methylbut-2-enyl-diphosphate synthase: MTKFSEFPYVADRFNAVRRETVQVRVGEALIGGNAPILVQSMTTTKPKDVEKTVAETLALAKVGCGLVRITAPTFADAQGLEEVMKRVRAAGCTVPVSADIHFQPKAAFEALKWVEKVRINPGNFVDTGILTLDQQTDKSFDEGKEKVAEAFTPFVQEAKRLGRAIRIGVNHGSLSARMIYRYGDTVEGMVESAMEYLAVCEAEHFDQVVLSLKSSNPRVAIAAYRMLAARIKQEGFKPYPFHVGVTEAGAGADGRLKSAAGIGALLLDGLADTIRVSLTEDPVAEVPVAQELIKVCALPTAPTAFNVPVFEKDPYHYERRATTPVAISGVEIGGSSPVKVGVKADAIALTGERRKAEFALPSLSEKPIVEFKDAMDIAGFAQNPASVPAGSVFCYTGAEMVSGVRALAAALESAKRQDPILLYAKINDNETETLRVSADIGSLVTDGLGDAVVIDGYKGAKECVLLAFDILQAAYCRRSKTNFISCPSCGRTLYDIQQVMGKIKARFGHLSDISIGIMGCIVNGPGEMADADFGYVGGGPGRITLFEGKTAVKKNIPEEDAIEELVNLIKERGRWIDP, from the coding sequence ATGACCAAGTTTAGCGAATTCCCGTATGTTGCCGACCGCTTTAACGCCGTCCGCAGGGAAACTGTACAAGTCCGCGTTGGCGAGGCTTTGATAGGGGGCAACGCCCCCATTTTAGTTCAGTCCATGACCACAACTAAGCCCAAGGACGTCGAGAAGACTGTGGCCGAGACTTTGGCGCTCGCCAAGGTGGGGTGTGGCCTGGTTCGCATTACCGCTCCCACATTTGCCGATGCGCAGGGCCTCGAAGAAGTGATGAAGCGCGTGCGTGCCGCTGGCTGCACTGTGCCGGTTTCTGCCGACATCCACTTCCAGCCGAAGGCCGCGTTCGAGGCGCTCAAGTGGGTCGAGAAGGTCCGCATCAATCCGGGTAACTTTGTCGACACGGGAATTTTGACGCTTGACCAGCAGACGGACAAGTCGTTCGACGAGGGCAAGGAAAAGGTTGCAGAAGCCTTCACGCCTTTTGTGCAAGAGGCCAAGCGCCTGGGACGCGCCATCCGCATCGGCGTGAACCACGGTTCGCTCTCTGCCCGCATGATTTACCGCTACGGCGACACGGTGGAAGGCATGGTGGAAAGTGCCATGGAATACCTGGCCGTGTGCGAGGCCGAGCATTTTGACCAGGTCGTTTTAAGTTTGAAGAGCAGTAACCCGCGCGTGGCGATTGCCGCCTACCGCATGCTCGCCGCCCGCATCAAGCAGGAAGGCTTCAAGCCGTACCCGTTCCACGTGGGCGTGACGGAAGCGGGCGCGGGTGCTGACGGACGACTGAAGTCGGCCGCGGGCATCGGCGCACTCCTGCTCGATGGCCTGGCAGATACGATACGCGTTTCCCTGACCGAAGATCCGGTGGCCGAAGTCCCGGTGGCACAGGAACTCATCAAGGTCTGCGCGTTGCCTACTGCACCGACGGCATTTAACGTGCCCGTATTCGAGAAGGACCCGTACCATTACGAACGCAGGGCGACAACGCCTGTCGCAATTTCCGGCGTGGAAATCGGTGGCTCTAGCCCGGTGAAGGTCGGCGTGAAGGCCGATGCGATTGCACTTACCGGCGAACGCCGCAAAGCGGAATTTGCCCTCCCGAGCTTGAGCGAAAAGCCGATTGTTGAATTCAAGGATGCGATGGACATCGCCGGTTTCGCCCAGAATCCGGCCTCCGTTCCCGCGGGTTCCGTGTTCTGCTATACCGGTGCCGAGATGGTCTCCGGCGTGCGCGCATTAGCGGCGGCTCTGGAGTCGGCGAAGCGCCAAGACCCGATTCTGCTTTACGCCAAGATTAACGACAACGAAACCGAGACCCTCCGCGTGTCCGCCGATATCGGAAGCCTCGTGACGGACGGTCTTGGCGATGCCGTCGTTATCGACGGCTACAAGGGCGCTAAGGAATGCGTCCTGCTTGCATTCGACATTTTGCAGGCCGCCTACTGCCGCCGCAGCAAGACGAACTTCATCAGCTGCCCGAGCTGCGGCCGCACCCTCTACGACATCCAGCAGGTGATGGGCAAGATCAAGGCCCGCTTCGGTCACCTCTCGGATATTTCCATCGGCATTATGGGCTGCATCGTGAACGGCCCGGGCGAGATGGCGGACGCCGACTTCGGCTACGTGGGCGGTGGCCCCGGCCGCATTACCTTGTTTGAAGGCAAGACGGCGGTCAAGAAGAACATCCCCGAAGAGGACGCCATCGAGGAACTCGTGAATTTGATTAAGGAGCGTGGTCGCTGGATTGACCCGTAA
- the pnp gene encoding polyribonucleotide nucleotidyltransferase, whose amino-acid sequence MLDPKEVSVTLPDGRVITFETGRIAKQARGAAVAKMGDAFVLSTVCYGEEKEGDFFPLTVEYREKAYAAGRLPGGYNKREAGRPSDEETLSARIIDRPIRPMFPENFTREVQVIVQVLSADRKFAPDVLGVSAASLSIGLSELPFEQQVAAVRVAVVDGQNVVMPTYEQMACADLDLVVAGTEDSVCMVEGGAYEVSEDTMINAILAGHEAIKLMCKAQQELVDRCAKPKMELKPQHVGEAHEKLLATVKEVVWDELNKDVHSNMVKTDFYPAMADLCAKMLEDERILAIIGKDEEQDPALVADAKAIFSDYERTAMREMILNEDVRLDGRTTTEVRPIEIELGVLPSAHGSAIFQRGETQGLVVCTLGSKADEQRYESLQGEGSKSYMLHYNFPPYCVGECKRLGMSRREIGHGHLAERSLAAVLPLPEDFPYTIRVVSEIQESNGSSSMASVCGGCLSLMDAGVPIKAPVAGVAMGLISEKGSVKEGGKIKILTDITGTEDHLGDMDFKVTGTAEGITAFQMDIKIRGITPELMREALEQARQGRLHILGKMAELGLAAPRPKVSDKAPTMIKMRIPTNKIRDVIGSGGSVIKGMQSQTGCTINIDDDGNIDIAAPSGKAAAVCRRMIEELTAEPEPGRKYKGKVKTIQPFGAFVEILPGRDGLVHISELADHRVDKVEDVVHVGDEVEVLCLGVDPKGKVKLSMKALLPPKAAPAEAPAAEAAPEAPAAEAAAPETPAGATEA is encoded by the coding sequence TTCCCGCTGACCGTCGAATATCGCGAAAAGGCCTACGCTGCTGGTCGCCTCCCGGGCGGCTACAACAAGCGCGAAGCCGGTCGCCCCTCCGACGAGGAAACTCTCTCTGCCCGTATCATCGACCGCCCGATTCGCCCGATGTTCCCCGAGAACTTCACGCGCGAAGTCCAGGTGATTGTGCAGGTTCTTTCTGCCGACCGCAAGTTTGCACCGGATGTGCTCGGCGTGTCTGCAGCATCCCTCTCCATCGGTCTTTCCGAACTGCCCTTCGAACAGCAGGTTGCCGCCGTGCGCGTGGCCGTTGTCGATGGCCAGAACGTCGTGATGCCCACCTACGAACAGATGGCCTGCGCCGATCTGGACCTGGTGGTCGCCGGTACCGAAGATTCCGTCTGCATGGTGGAAGGCGGTGCCTACGAAGTGTCCGAAGACACGATGATCAACGCAATTCTCGCCGGTCACGAAGCCATCAAGCTCATGTGCAAGGCCCAACAGGAACTGGTGGACCGCTGCGCTAAGCCCAAGATGGAACTCAAGCCGCAGCACGTTGGCGAAGCCCACGAAAAGCTTCTCGCCACGGTGAAGGAAGTCGTGTGGGACGAACTGAACAAGGACGTCCACTCCAACATGGTGAAGACCGACTTCTATCCGGCTATGGCAGACCTCTGCGCGAAGATGCTCGAAGACGAACGCATTCTCGCCATCATCGGCAAGGACGAAGAACAGGATCCTGCTCTCGTCGCAGACGCGAAGGCAATCTTCAGCGACTACGAACGCACTGCCATGCGCGAAATGATCTTGAACGAAGACGTGCGCCTCGACGGCCGTACGACGACCGAAGTCCGCCCGATCGAAATCGAACTCGGCGTTCTTCCGAGCGCCCACGGTTCTGCGATCTTCCAGCGCGGCGAAACCCAGGGTCTCGTGGTCTGCACGCTCGGCTCCAAGGCCGACGAACAGCGCTACGAAAGCCTGCAGGGCGAAGGCTCCAAGAGCTACATGCTGCATTACAACTTCCCGCCGTACTGCGTGGGTGAATGCAAGCGCCTCGGCATGAGCCGCCGCGAAATCGGTCACGGCCACCTCGCCGAACGTTCTCTCGCTGCCGTTCTTCCGCTGCCGGAAGACTTCCCGTACACCATCCGCGTGGTTTCCGAAATTCAGGAATCCAACGGTTCTTCTTCCATGGCCTCTGTTTGCGGTGGCTGCCTCAGCTTGATGGATGCTGGCGTTCCTATCAAGGCTCCGGTCGCAGGTGTCGCCATGGGCCTCATCTCCGAAAAGGGTTCCGTGAAGGAAGGCGGCAAGATCAAGATCTTGACCGACATCACCGGTACGGAAGACCACCTCGGCGATATGGACTTCAAGGTGACGGGTACTGCCGAAGGTATCACTGCCTTCCAGATGGATATCAAGATCCGCGGCATTACGCCGGAACTCATGCGCGAAGCTCTGGAACAGGCTCGCCAAGGCCGTCTGCACATCCTCGGCAAGATGGCTGAACTCGGCCTCGCCGCTCCGCGTCCGAAGGTTTCCGACAAGGCTCCGACCATGATCAAGATGCGCATCCCGACCAACAAGATTCGCGACGTCATCGGTTCCGGTGGCTCCGTGATCAAGGGTATGCAGTCTCAGACGGGTTGCACGATCAACATCGACGACGATGGCAACATCGACATTGCCGCCCCAAGTGGCAAGGCCGCTGCAGTCTGCCGCCGCATGATCGAAGAACTCACTGCCGAACCCGAACCGGGCCGCAAGTACAAGGGCAAGGTCAAGACGATCCAGCCGTTTGGCGCATTCGTCGAAATCCTCCCGGGCCGCGACGGTCTCGTGCACATCTCCGAACTTGCTGACCACCGCGTCGATAAGGTCGAAGACGTTGTTCACGTCGGTGACGAAGTCGAAGTGCTCTGCCTCGGTGTTGACCCGAAGGGCAAGGTGAAGCTTTCCATGAAGGCTCTGCTCCCTCCGAAGGCCGCCCCGGCTGAAGCTCCGGCCGCTGAAGCCGCTCCTGAAGCACCTGCTGCAGAAGCCGCTGCTCCGGAAACTCCCGCTGGCGCTACTGAAGCATAA
- a CDS encoding glycosyltransferase family 32 protein, which yields MIPKIFHYCWLSNEPFPEKVQRCMESWEKYLGDYNCIFWDYRKAKATGIPWILEAMDQGNWAFAADAVRLYALYTEGGIYLDSDVQLLMSPNHLLDRKYILGYENGSKRIEPSFLGAEKNSPIIGEALKYYTERHYEYSEEKVEQLVLPQILANACDKFNGLDILPEWYFSPKRFLDGAINTADETVSIHHFGSNWRPENVRIGMKRRQYIFKKFPRPIAELLAIPTTFWSDLKAQGLGAAFKHLFSK from the coding sequence ATGATCCCGAAGATTTTTCATTACTGCTGGTTATCTAACGAGCCTTTTCCAGAAAAGGTTCAGCGTTGCATGGAATCTTGGGAGAAATACTTAGGCGATTACAACTGCATCTTCTGGGACTATCGCAAGGCGAAGGCTACTGGTATTCCCTGGATACTGGAGGCCATGGATCAGGGGAACTGGGCATTCGCCGCTGATGCTGTCCGCCTATATGCGCTATACACCGAAGGCGGCATCTACCTCGATTCCGACGTGCAGCTCCTAATGTCGCCAAACCACCTGCTCGACCGCAAGTACATCCTCGGGTACGAGAACGGTTCCAAGCGCATCGAACCGTCATTCCTCGGAGCCGAGAAGAACTCGCCCATCATCGGCGAGGCACTAAAGTATTACACTGAAAGACATTACGAATACAGCGAGGAGAAGGTGGAGCAGCTCGTGCTCCCGCAGATTCTCGCGAACGCCTGCGACAAGTTCAACGGGCTCGACATCCTGCCCGAATGGTACTTCTCGCCCAAGCGCTTCCTGGACGGGGCAATCAACACCGCCGACGAGACCGTGAGCATCCACCACTTCGGCAGCAACTGGCGTCCCGAGAACGTGCGCATCGGCATGAAGCGCAGGCAGTACATCTTCAAGAAGTTCCCTCGCCCCATCGCCGAACTGCTCGCCATCCCGACAACGTTCTGGTCCGACCTGAAGGCCCAGGGGCTCGGCGCCGCATTCAAGCATTTGTTCTCAAAGTAG
- a CDS encoding NAD-dependent epimerase/dehydratase family protein, with protein MKILVTGAAGFIASKIMAMLSARGDEVVGLDNINDYYDVRLKYGRLWENGFRSANGGVLAEIPFGQMLESSTLAGARFVRMDLADKESIDKLFAAEKFDKVVNLAAQAGVRYSITNPYAYMQSNMVGFLNILEACRNNSVPYLLYASSSSVYGLNSKVPYSEDDKVDNPVSLYAASKKSNELMAHAYSKLYGISATGLRYFTVYGPWGRPDMSPMLFARAISKGEPIKVFNNGDMIRDFTYIDDIAEGSVHALDHMPVAAECPNGVPYKVYNIGCSHPVKLMDFIAEIENAYGEPAKKEFLPMQPGDVYQTNADTAKLEAECGYKPHWSLHDGIAEFMKWYKSDKNPLR; from the coding sequence ATGAAGATTCTTGTGACTGGTGCGGCGGGTTTTATCGCCTCGAAGATTATGGCGATGCTTTCGGCCCGCGGGGACGAGGTTGTCGGGCTTGACAACATCAACGACTATTACGATGTGCGCCTCAAGTACGGGCGCCTATGGGAAAACGGCTTCCGTTCGGCGAACGGTGGAGTGCTTGCCGAGATACCCTTCGGGCAGATGCTTGAAAGTTCGACGCTCGCGGGCGCTCGTTTTGTGCGCATGGACCTTGCCGACAAGGAATCCATCGACAAGCTGTTTGCTGCCGAGAAGTTCGACAAGGTGGTGAACCTCGCGGCTCAGGCTGGCGTGCGCTATTCTATCACGAACCCTTATGCTTATATGCAGAGCAACATGGTCGGGTTCCTGAACATCCTTGAGGCATGCCGCAACAACAGCGTGCCGTACCTGCTCTACGCCTCGTCAAGTTCCGTGTATGGCCTGAACAGCAAGGTGCCCTACAGCGAGGATGACAAGGTCGACAATCCGGTTAGCTTGTATGCGGCAAGCAAGAAGAGCAACGAACTGATGGCACATGCCTACTCGAAACTCTACGGAATTTCTGCGACGGGACTGCGCTACTTTACGGTTTATGGCCCGTGGGGACGCCCTGACATGAGTCCGATGCTCTTTGCCCGCGCCATCTCGAAGGGCGAGCCCATCAAGGTGTTCAACAACGGCGACATGATCCGCGACTTCACCTACATCGACGACATCGCGGAAGGCAGCGTTCATGCGCTCGACCACATGCCTGTCGCCGCGGAATGCCCGAATGGCGTGCCCTACAAGGTGTACAACATCGGCTGCAGCCATCCGGTGAAACTGATGGACTTTATCGCCGAAATCGAGAACGCCTATGGTGAGCCCGCGAAGAAGGAATTTTTGCCGATGCAGCCGGGCGACGTTTACCAGACGAATGCCGACACAGCGAAACTCGAGGCGGAATGCGGCTACAAGCCCCACTGGAGCCTGCACGACGGTATCGCCGAGTTCATGAAGTGGTACAAGAGCGACAAGAACCCATTGAGGTAG
- a CDS encoding tetratricopeptide repeat protein: MKRILFTLLAVYFAQAFADTPEEWIARANKAIKTEIRASSNSIHSAYSLGSLQDASAILDSALERFPYRIDIWLGQVQLNGEMENCKAQARYFEKIHELLKTKKDKCELKGGQKIADADKLLEGEFTIAARQHFEKENDACYEMLARQMLKFLPNSVEALNAMSVVHMLQENDSAIVYLEKAHKLEPTDCIVIHNIAEFYKRKGNQKKHEEYTMKEALMCRQK; the protein is encoded by the coding sequence ATGAAGAGAATCTTATTTACCCTATTGGCCGTATATTTCGCGCAAGCGTTCGCCGACACACCCGAAGAATGGATTGCAAGGGCGAACAAGGCGATAAAGACAGAAATCCGGGCATCGAGCAACTCCATACACTCGGCCTATTCCCTCGGAAGCCTCCAGGACGCATCCGCAATTCTGGATTCCGCACTCGAGCGGTTCCCGTACCGAATCGACATCTGGCTCGGGCAGGTCCAGCTAAACGGCGAAATGGAAAACTGCAAGGCGCAGGCCAGGTATTTCGAGAAAATCCATGAACTGCTAAAGACGAAAAAGGACAAATGCGAACTCAAGGGCGGGCAAAAAATCGCCGACGCAGACAAACTCCTGGAAGGCGAATTCACGATTGCCGCCAGGCAACATTTCGAAAAGGAGAACGACGCCTGCTACGAAATGCTCGCACGCCAAATGCTCAAATTCCTCCCCAACAGCGTAGAGGCACTAAACGCCATGAGCGTGGTGCACATGCTCCAGGAGAACGACAGCGCGATAGTTTATCTAGAAAAAGCCCACAAACTGGAGCCAACAGACTGCATCGTGATACACAACATCGCAGAATTCTACAAGCGCAAGGGCAACCAGAAAAAGCACGAAGAATACACGATGAAAGAAGCACTGATGTGTAGGCAGAAGTAG